One genomic region from Natrinema caseinilyticum encodes:
- a CDS encoding MarR family transcriptional regulator, with translation MRTAATIAEQRELKTDAVSAILSRLKERRLVRHKRPYWAITDDEKRLRAAYRLHRNHETADEQYGEERLEELQTDDMEKVQ, from the coding sequence ATGCGAACGGCGGCGACGATCGCCGAGCAACGTGAGCTAAAGACGGACGCCGTCAGTGCGATCCTCTCGCGACTGAAGGAACGAAGGCTCGTGCGGCACAAGCGGCCGTACTGGGCGATCACAGACGACGAGAAACGGCTCCGAGCCGCCTACCGGCTTCACAGGAATCACGAGACCGCAGACGAGCAGTACGGTGAGGAGCGTCTCGAGGAGCTACAAACCGACGATATGGAGAAAGTGCAGTGA
- a CDS encoding electron transfer flavoprotein subunit alpha/FixB family protein has translation MTTVDPDDHTVDELTDELETIDDADDLQAILEAERTGQDRATAREAVHNRLEEIGADLEGVEEGTETEGEYEETAEDVGDDAEAESVEDDADAEDEAADETEPEAEDEGTEDEPEEDDGLTHPTRDKRHVRALADGEYEDMWVFCETQAGELLEVSREMLGKARQLMDQFESDYGDDENVVAFLMGDDCEGLAEECIAHGADVAVYHDDDRLERFLHKPYTEISAHMARGEGSVESTDWRDYDKPRYVLFPATNNGRDLSAKVQAELDSGLASDCSDLFIEENEVSNPVKTGEPGVKKTFEKVLHMKRPDFSGFEYSTILCLDNPGREFHPQGCSVIPGSFEPMEPDYDREGLVVEHDMELEEEWFRVEITDSDRLEAGIDLTDHDVIVCLGRGIADDPTLGMELGLDLVDAFEDAELGITRGIVTSSYQFEGHVEQYSKEERQIGETGQVVAPDLYIAAGVSGAVQHKVGMDESDTIVAVNTDTDARIRDFSDYFVEGDLFEVLPRLTEAVESGETALEPEAVADGGDE, from the coding sequence ATGACGACAGTAGACCCGGATGACCACACCGTCGACGAACTGACCGACGAACTCGAGACGATCGACGACGCGGACGACCTCCAGGCGATACTCGAGGCCGAACGGACCGGCCAGGATCGGGCGACGGCCCGCGAGGCGGTCCACAACCGGCTCGAAGAGATCGGCGCCGATCTCGAGGGAGTCGAGGAGGGCACCGAGACGGAAGGCGAGTACGAGGAGACGGCCGAAGACGTGGGTGACGATGCCGAGGCCGAATCCGTGGAGGACGATGCCGATGCCGAGGACGAGGCGGCAGACGAAACCGAACCCGAAGCCGAGGACGAGGGGACGGAAGACGAACCGGAGGAAGACGACGGCCTCACGCACCCGACTCGCGACAAGAGACACGTCAGGGCGCTCGCGGACGGCGAGTACGAAGACATGTGGGTCTTCTGTGAGACCCAGGCGGGCGAGTTGCTCGAGGTGTCGCGAGAGATGCTGGGCAAAGCCCGCCAGTTGATGGACCAGTTCGAATCGGATTACGGCGACGACGAGAACGTCGTCGCGTTCCTGATGGGTGACGACTGCGAGGGGCTCGCCGAGGAGTGTATCGCTCACGGAGCGGACGTGGCGGTCTATCACGACGACGACAGGTTGGAACGGTTCCTCCACAAACCGTACACGGAAATCTCGGCGCACATGGCACGCGGCGAGGGATCGGTCGAGAGTACCGACTGGCGCGACTACGACAAACCGCGCTACGTCCTGTTCCCGGCGACGAACAACGGACGCGACCTCTCGGCGAAGGTCCAGGCGGAACTCGACTCCGGGCTGGCCTCGGACTGTTCTGACCTCTTCATCGAGGAGAACGAGGTCTCGAACCCGGTCAAGACCGGCGAACCGGGCGTCAAGAAGACCTTCGAGAAGGTCCTCCACATGAAGCGACCCGATTTCTCCGGGTTCGAGTACTCGACGATCCTGTGTCTCGACAATCCGGGGCGAGAGTTCCACCCGCAGGGATGTTCCGTCATTCCGGGAAGCTTCGAGCCCATGGAACCCGACTACGATCGGGAGGGTCTCGTCGTGGAACACGACATGGAACTCGAGGAGGAGTGGTTCCGCGTCGAGATCACCGACTCCGACCGACTCGAGGCCGGGATCGACCTCACCGACCACGACGTGATCGTCTGTCTGGGCCGCGGGATCGCCGACGATCCGACGCTCGGGATGGAACTCGGTCTCGACCTGGTCGACGCGTTCGAGGACGCCGAACTCGGGATCACGCGCGGGATCGTCACCTCCTCGTACCAGTTCGAGGGCCACGTCGAGCAGTATTCGAAAGAAGAGCGCCAGATCGGTGAGACGGGCCAGGTCGTCGCGCCCGACCTCTACATCGCGGCGGGCGTCTCCGGTGCGGTCCAGCACAAAGTCGGCATGGACGAATCCGACACCATCGTCGCGGTCAACACCGACACCGACGCCCGCATCCGTGACTTCAGCGACTACTTCGTCGAGGGCGATCTGTTCGAGGTGTTACCGCGGCTCACTGAGGCCGTCGAATCGGGCGAGACGGCGCTCGAGCCCGAGGCCGTCGCCGACGGGGGTGACGAGTGA
- a CDS encoding helix-turn-helix domain-containing protein, with amino-acid sequence MNSRRASVRWPPDSERWVTRFNDDYSDSTSTTAFVHFVPNETVTDLLTIFDTFTLVLDTPLEFTRHGELSVQVYGTDAAIRSALERVPNDVSLKIGRIGEYRSEADRLYGTLTERQREILDAALDAGYYSAPREATHEDIAETLDLSAGTVGDHLRKIEANVLAVIGR; translated from the coding sequence GTGAATTCGCGGCGGGCGAGTGTTCGCTGGCCACCTGACAGCGAGCGGTGGGTAACTCGTTTCAACGACGACTATAGCGACTCGACTTCCACCACAGCGTTCGTTCACTTCGTTCCGAACGAGACGGTCACCGACTTACTGACGATCTTCGACACGTTCACCCTCGTTCTCGACACGCCGCTCGAGTTCACGCGACACGGCGAACTCTCAGTCCAGGTCTACGGAACCGATGCAGCCATCCGGTCGGCGCTCGAGCGCGTCCCCAACGACGTGTCCCTGAAGATCGGACGCATCGGCGAGTACCGGTCCGAGGCGGATAGACTGTACGGGACCCTCACCGAACGCCAACGCGAGATTCTCGACGCCGCACTGGACGCCGGCTATTACAGCGCGCCGCGAGAAGCGACGCACGAAGACATCGCCGAAACGCTCGATCTGTCCGCTGGCACCGTCGGCGACCACCTTCGGAAGATCGAAGCGAACGTACTGGCGGTGATCGGCCGGTGA
- a CDS encoding FAD-dependent monooxygenase → MAADTDDYEHYEAVVVGCGPGGAAAAARLADHGVETLVLERGTEAGSKNVSGGLIYAEDSAPYTIDDLFEGFREEASERPVTDYYIHNVAGNSVKTYDLVDLHEHDTDWCDAVLRREMDAWLEQRVHEKTSETGGGVLTNVRVNGLLRENGEIVGVTCDELDPIKADVIVGADGVNSELARDAGLMDWEEPDEWFQGVKAVVDMEPDAIDDRFDIDPDEGAAHLFSGDLFEDVRGGGFLYTNEDSLSIGTVFHLDSLVEQEANPHDLLDALLTHPLLAGWFRNDYHELEYAAKLVPDSKKVAHREPYRDRLVLVGDAAGQMQAQGPIIKGMNHAVTAGALAADAFSITRGNNDPAAAGRRYARMLEDSGTMDKLRPRRYELSRTVGENDTVTAAVERVLDSPVGSVAVGNPIANRLLERAYNSPFLVSMLPDTKTGYVSLPTVIGEQHGRTIQWDNEIEPPSLEQRIGDLTYDTDVGNPHIELRDESYAASGAAVTACPVSAEDFGGGCYRSETVKTNGSEETLVSLDTQPCVECGTCAIVADTDWEHPRGGKGVEFREG, encoded by the coding sequence ATGGCGGCCGACACCGACGACTACGAGCACTACGAGGCGGTCGTGGTGGGCTGTGGCCCCGGCGGGGCCGCGGCGGCTGCCCGGCTCGCCGACCACGGCGTCGAGACGCTCGTCCTGGAGCGGGGGACGGAAGCGGGATCGAAGAACGTCTCGGGCGGGTTGATCTACGCCGAAGATTCGGCACCGTACACGATCGACGACCTCTTCGAGGGCTTCCGCGAGGAGGCGTCCGAACGGCCGGTCACGGACTACTACATCCACAACGTGGCCGGGAACTCGGTCAAGACGTACGATCTGGTCGACCTGCACGAACACGATACCGACTGGTGCGACGCCGTCCTCCGCCGGGAGATGGACGCCTGGCTCGAGCAACGGGTCCACGAGAAGACGAGCGAGACGGGCGGTGGCGTACTGACGAACGTTCGGGTGAACGGCCTCCTCAGGGAAAACGGCGAGATCGTCGGCGTCACCTGTGACGAACTCGACCCGATCAAGGCGGACGTGATCGTCGGGGCCGACGGCGTCAACTCGGAACTCGCCCGCGATGCCGGGTTGATGGACTGGGAGGAACCCGACGAGTGGTTCCAGGGCGTCAAGGCGGTCGTCGACATGGAACCCGACGCGATCGACGACCGGTTCGACATCGACCCCGACGAAGGAGCCGCACATCTGTTCTCCGGCGACCTCTTCGAGGACGTCCGCGGCGGCGGCTTCCTCTATACGAACGAGGACTCGCTGTCGATCGGGACCGTCTTCCACCTCGATAGTCTCGTCGAGCAGGAGGCGAACCCACACGACCTGCTCGACGCCTTGCTGACGCATCCGCTGCTGGCCGGCTGGTTCCGCAACGACTATCACGAACTCGAGTACGCCGCAAAGCTCGTCCCCGACTCGAAGAAGGTCGCCCACCGCGAGCCCTACCGGGATCGGCTCGTTCTCGTGGGCGACGCCGCCGGACAGATGCAAGCCCAGGGGCCGATCATCAAGGGGATGAATCACGCCGTTACCGCCGGCGCGCTCGCGGCGGACGCCTTCTCCATCACCCGCGGGAACAACGATCCGGCGGCCGCCGGCCGGCGGTACGCCCGGATGCTCGAGGATTCGGGAACGATGGACAAGCTTCGGCCCCGTCGGTACGAACTCAGCCGGACCGTCGGCGAAAACGACACCGTCACCGCGGCCGTCGAACGGGTGCTCGACTCCCCGGTCGGCTCGGTCGCGGTCGGCAATCCGATCGCGAATCGTCTGCTCGAGCGCGCCTACAACTCGCCGTTTCTGGTATCGATGCTGCCCGACACCAAGACTGGCTACGTCTCCCTGCCGACGGTGATCGGCGAGCAACACGGCCGAACGATCCAGTGGGACAACGAGATCGAACCGCCGAGTCTCGAGCAGCGGATCGGCGACCTCACCTACGATACCGACGTGGGCAATCCGCACATCGAACTCAGAGACGAATCCTACGCGGCCAGCGGCGCGGCCGTCACCGCCTGTCCCGTGAGTGCGGAGGACTTCGGCGGCGGCTGCTACCGCTCGGAGACGGTGAAGACCAACGGCTCGGAGGAGACGCTGGTCAGCCTCGACACCCAGCCGTGCGTCGAATGCGGCACCTGCGCTATCGTCGCCGACACCGACTGGGAACATCCCCGTGGCGGCAAAGGTGTGGAGTTCCGCGAGGGATAG
- a CDS encoding electron transfer flavoprotein subunit beta/FixA family protein, whose translation MRSIVLTKGVPDFSEGAVSFDEDGHLERGKTPTVMNPNDAFAVEAALQTKVRHGGHVSGMSMGPPGYADVLQGAMESVYTDDSYLLSDRELAASDTWATAITLSAGLEKYQEEVDDIDIVFAGFKTADGETGQTGPQTCWAMDWPIVTHVIALDIDPDERMLRAKRLVEGDVDEIETVEAPLPCFVVTDPEFEPTYRKASHRLTHKRLRAETEARAAAHDDHLTTWDHVDLNLDPDYIGLDGSPTIVSSVDPIPKAPSEREATMIDPDDGMGDVLEEMHPFSAEAGD comes from the coding sequence ATGCGATCGATAGTTCTGACGAAAGGCGTCCCCGACTTTTCGGAAGGCGCCGTCTCGTTCGACGAAGACGGCCACCTCGAGCGGGGAAAGACGCCGACGGTCATGAACCCGAACGACGCGTTCGCAGTGGAAGCCGCGCTGCAGACGAAAGTTCGCCACGGCGGCCACGTCTCCGGGATGAGTATGGGTCCGCCGGGGTATGCCGACGTTCTGCAGGGTGCGATGGAATCGGTCTACACCGACGACAGCTATCTGCTCTCGGACCGCGAGCTGGCCGCCTCGGACACGTGGGCGACGGCGATCACGCTGAGTGCCGGCCTCGAGAAGTATCAAGAGGAAGTAGACGACATCGACATCGTGTTCGCGGGATTCAAGACGGCCGACGGGGAGACCGGTCAGACCGGCCCGCAAACGTGCTGGGCGATGGACTGGCCGATCGTCACGCACGTCATCGCACTCGACATCGATCCGGACGAGCGGATGCTGCGCGCGAAGCGCCTCGTCGAGGGTGACGTCGACGAAATCGAGACGGTCGAGGCGCCCCTGCCCTGTTTCGTCGTCACCGATCCCGAGTTCGAGCCGACGTACCGGAAGGCCTCCCACCGGTTGACGCACAAGCGCCTCCGGGCAGAAACGGAAGCGCGGGCCGCGGCGCACGACGACCACCTGACGACGTGGGATCACGTCGATCTGAATCTCGACCCCGATTACATCGGACTCGACGGTTCGCCCACGATCGTCTCGTCGGTCGATCCGATCCCGAAAGCGCCCTCGGAGCGGGAGGCGACGATGATCGATCCCGACGACGGCATGGGCGACGTACTCGAGGAAATGCATCCGTTTAGCGCAGAGGCAGGTGATTAA
- a CDS encoding type II toxin-antitoxin system death-on-curing family toxin, producing the protein MTDDLAYPSVELILDLHEQIVAEGDTTEPGVRSEDSISSALQYISEGFFGEVPNTIHDKAVHLMRLLVAEHPFVDGNKRTALRTVVVFYMLNGDTFEYGDEIRALLHRFATDEAAVDTETAVVYFRACARRN; encoded by the coding sequence GTGACTGACGATCTTGCGTATCCCTCTGTCGAACTTATTCTGGATCTCCACGAACAGATCGTAGCAGAAGGCGACACCACGGAACCAGGAGTTCGGTCAGAAGACTCGATTTCCTCCGCGTTGCAGTATATCTCGGAGGGATTCTTTGGGGAGGTGCCCAACACGATCCACGACAAAGCGGTCCATCTGATGCGACTGCTCGTTGCGGAGCATCCATTCGTCGACGGGAACAAACGAACAGCGCTCCGAACGGTGGTCGTTTTCTATATGCTGAACGGGGACACGTTCGAGTACGGTGATGAAATTCGGGCCCTCTTGCACCGCTTCGCAACTGACGAAGCCGCGGTCGACACAGAGACTGCAGTCGTCTACTTCCGGGCCTGTGCTCGTCGCAACTGA